A window from Exiguobacterium marinum DSM 16307 encodes these proteins:
- the htpG gene encoding molecular chaperone HtpG, protein MTKKQFQTESKRILELMVHSIYTHKDIFLRELISNASDAIDKMYYRALSDESIEFNKDDYFVKIELDKEARTITIRDTGIGMTEEELESNLGIIAKSGSLAMKQATKMEEDHSLIGQFGVGFYSAFMVADRVTVRTRSIDSDQGYVWESEGTDGYSIEPTDKADIGTEITLHLKADTEDDAYSSFLEEYEIRSLIKKHSDFIRYPIKLDVTKHRQKEDSEEYEDYKEEETVNSMVPIWRKRKSELTDEDYKAFYHEKRYGFDEPLKHLHLNVDGTIRYQSILYIPSTVPFDYYTKEFEKGLELYSNGVLIMEKSPDLLPDYFGFVKGMVDSEDLSLNISREMLQQDRQLRVIAKNVKSKIKGMLEKMLQNEREDYEKFYESFGRQLKFGVYDQFGAAKDELKDLILFHSSHEKKPVSLKEYVERMKEDQKYIYYATGESIHRIDLLPQAERLKEEGYEILYFTEEIDEFAIKMLQSYDDKEFKSIASGDLGLDDAEAQSLNEDNQDLFTFMKEELGDRVKEVRASTRLKSHPVCLTVAGDVSIEMEKILNTMPNGGGMKAEKVLEVNADHAIFQALQRVYKDDEAKAKQYTDLLYQQALLIEGLPIEDPVAYSNAVCALMAE, encoded by the coding sequence ATGACAAAGAAACAGTTTCAAACCGAATCGAAACGAATTTTAGAGTTGATGGTCCACTCAATTTATACACATAAGGACATTTTCTTGCGCGAGCTCATCTCGAATGCGAGTGACGCCATCGACAAGATGTATTATCGTGCCCTCTCCGACGAAAGTATCGAGTTCAACAAAGACGATTACTTCGTCAAAATCGAACTCGACAAAGAGGCGCGGACGATCACGATTCGCGATACAGGGATTGGGATGACAGAAGAAGAGCTCGAATCGAATCTTGGAATTATCGCCAAGAGTGGCTCACTCGCCATGAAGCAAGCGACGAAGATGGAAGAAGACCATAGCCTCATCGGCCAGTTCGGAGTCGGATTCTATTCTGCGTTCATGGTCGCTGACCGCGTAACCGTGCGGACTCGCTCGATTGACAGTGATCAAGGCTACGTATGGGAGTCAGAAGGCACAGACGGCTATTCAATCGAGCCGACAGACAAGGCGGACATCGGTACGGAAATCACGCTCCACTTGAAAGCAGACACAGAAGATGACGCGTACTCTTCATTCCTTGAAGAGTATGAGATTCGTTCGCTCATCAAGAAACATTCGGACTTCATCCGTTACCCGATCAAACTCGATGTGACCAAACATCGTCAAAAAGAGGACTCAGAAGAGTATGAGGATTACAAGGAAGAAGAGACCGTCAACAGCATGGTGCCGATTTGGAGGAAGCGTAAGAGTGAGTTGACAGACGAGGATTATAAAGCGTTCTATCATGAGAAGCGCTACGGCTTTGATGAGCCGCTCAAGCACCTCCATTTGAACGTCGACGGCACGATCCGGTATCAGTCGATCCTCTATATCCCATCGACGGTCCCGTTCGACTATTACACGAAAGAATTCGAGAAAGGGCTCGAGCTCTACTCGAATGGCGTGTTGATCATGGAGAAGTCACCGGATCTCTTGCCGGACTATTTCGGCTTCGTCAAAGGGATGGTCGACTCAGAAGACCTCTCCCTCAACATTTCCCGTGAAATGTTGCAGCAGGACCGCCAGCTTCGTGTGATTGCGAAGAACGTGAAGTCAAAAATAAAAGGCATGCTTGAGAAGATGCTTCAAAACGAGCGTGAGGACTATGAGAAGTTCTATGAATCGTTCGGTCGCCAATTGAAGTTCGGCGTGTATGACCAGTTTGGCGCAGCGAAAGACGAATTGAAGGACTTGATTCTTTTCCATTCTTCTCATGAGAAGAAACCCGTCTCACTCAAAGAGTACGTCGAGCGAATGAAAGAAGATCAGAAGTATATTTACTATGCGACAGGCGAATCGATCCATCGCATCGATCTCTTGCCACAAGCGGAGCGCTTGAAAGAAGAAGGATATGAAATCCTCTACTTCACAGAAGAGATTGACGAGTTCGCGATCAAGATGCTTCAGTCATATGACGACAAAGAGTTCAAATCGATTGCGAGCGGTGACCTCGGTCTCGATGACGCGGAAGCGCAGTCGCTCAACGAAGACAACCAAGACTTGTTCACCTTCATGAAAGAAGAGCTCGGGGACCGCGTCAAAGAAGTGCGTGCCTCGACACGCCTCAAGTCACATCCGGTCTGTCTGACGGTCGCCGGCGACGTCTCAATCGAGATGGAGAAGATTTTGAACACGATGCCAAACGGTGGCGGTATGAAAGCGGAGAAAGTGCTCGAAGTGAACGCTGACCATGCCATCTTCCAGGCTCTCCAACGTGTGTATAAGGATGATGAAGCGAAAGCGAAACAGTATACAGACCTGTTGTATCAACAAGCCCTCCTCATTGAAGGATTACCGATTGAAGATCCGGTAGCGTATTCGAATGCGGTGTGTGCGTTGATGGCGGAGTAA
- the rluF gene encoding 23S rRNA pseudouridine(2604) synthase RluF: MRINKFISESGKASRRQADRLVEEGRVTINGKKAKIGDQVKPGDEVLVNGSAARVARNNVYIAVHKPVGITSTTEKKVKGNLVDMVNHPLRIFNIGRLDKDSEGLILMTNDGDIVNEILRAEGEHEKEYIVSVDKPITPEFVEQMEAGVKILGQKTLPCKVRPLSKFDFNITLTQGLNRQIRRMCEALGYEVFRLQRVRVMNITLGKLPPGQWRDLSKKEREQLFRELNYEPKEWY, translated from the coding sequence ATGCGCATCAATAAATTCATCAGTGAATCAGGCAAGGCGTCCCGTCGCCAAGCCGACCGTCTCGTCGAAGAGGGACGCGTCACCATCAACGGGAAGAAAGCAAAAATCGGCGACCAGGTCAAACCAGGGGATGAAGTCCTCGTCAACGGTTCGGCCGCACGGGTCGCACGAAACAACGTCTACATCGCCGTCCATAAGCCGGTCGGGATCACGAGTACGACGGAGAAGAAAGTAAAAGGGAACTTGGTCGACATGGTCAACCACCCACTCCGCATCTTCAACATCGGTCGTCTCGATAAAGACTCGGAAGGTCTCATCCTCATGACGAACGATGGCGATATCGTCAACGAGATTCTCCGTGCAGAAGGCGAGCATGAGAAAGAATACATCGTCTCGGTCGATAAGCCGATCACACCGGAGTTCGTCGAGCAGATGGAAGCTGGCGTCAAAATCCTCGGACAGAAGACGCTACCGTGTAAAGTCCGTCCGCTTTCAAAGTTCGACTTCAACATCACGCTCACGCAAGGACTCAACCGCCAAATCCGTCGGATGTGTGAGGCGCTCGGCTACGAAGTGTTCCGCCTCCAACGTGTGCGTGTCATGAACATCACGCTCGGGAAGCTCCCACCTGGACAATGGCGCGACCTTTCAAAAAAAGAACGGGAACAATTGTTCCGCGAATTGAATTACGAACCGAAAGAATGGTACTAA
- a CDS encoding SDR family NAD(P)-dependent oxidoreductase, with protein MRLQGKVAVITGAGSGMGESTARLFAKEGATVVATDINEQGVNSVVESIRAQGGEAIAVKHDVTSRSSWEDVFAEVEATCGKLDILVNNAGIALAKPFLEQTEEDWARTYRINIDGVMLGTQYAIPLMTENEGGSIVNISSISALTGMAGAGAYTASKGAVRSLTKAAAVDYGKQNIRVNSVHPGYIVTPMSAPHMEHPDYKQHFLNQIALPNLGQADEVAAAVLFLASDEANHISGIELPVDGGVTAK; from the coding sequence ATGCGTTTACAGGGGAAAGTAGCGGTCATCACAGGGGCAGGAAGCGGTATGGGAGAGTCGACGGCACGTCTATTCGCCAAAGAAGGAGCGACGGTCGTCGCGACAGATATCAATGAACAAGGTGTAAACAGCGTGGTCGAATCGATTCGTGCACAAGGCGGTGAAGCCATCGCGGTGAAGCATGACGTGACATCGCGTTCGAGCTGGGAAGACGTATTCGCAGAAGTGGAAGCGACGTGTGGCAAATTAGATATCCTCGTCAATAATGCCGGAATCGCACTTGCGAAACCGTTCTTGGAACAGACAGAAGAGGACTGGGCACGGACGTATCGAATCAATATCGATGGCGTCATGTTAGGGACACAATATGCGATTCCGCTCATGACCGAGAATGAGGGAGGATCAATCGTCAACATCTCTTCCATCTCTGCATTGACCGGTATGGCGGGTGCAGGGGCATACACGGCCTCAAAAGGTGCGGTCCGTTCTCTTACGAAAGCAGCGGCCGTCGATTACGGGAAACAAAACATTCGCGTCAACTCGGTACACCCAGGGTACATTGTGACTCCGATGAGTGCGCCGCATATGGAACATCCGGACTATAAGCAGCATTTCTTGAATCAAATCGCTTTGCCGAATCTCGGACAAGCGGATGAAGTGGCGGCAGCCGTTCTCTTCCTCGCGTCAGACGAGGCGAATCATATTAGCGGGATTGAACTTCCGGTAGACGGTGGCGTGACAGCGAAATAA
- the dcm gene encoding DNA (cytosine-5-)-methyltransferase, whose translation MIKVVELFAGVGGFRIALEGIKDVNAEPTSDKFDVVWGNQWEPATKVQPAFDCYAERFKGRGQHVNEDIALSWMEAGPHHLLVGGFPCQDYSVSRSLKNEQGIQGKKGVLFWEIMNIIEQEKPPYVLLENVDRLMKSPAKQRGRDFSVMLRAFADQGYTVEWRVINAADYGFAQRRRRIFIFATRADLKHSTRAGKANPEQWLLKDGFFAPTFPVMEMPSEKHPGSTFELPKDIVEISDTFSATYRNAGVMTGDQVTTLETLPVRETAKTLGEVVQEVYEQFGPAPEHYYLDTEKVKKSGRTEKEELAYMKGPKKIERTSASGHVYVYAEGGMSYPDSLDLPGRTMLTSEGTCNRSSHVIEDPHTKKLRYLRPEECEGLNGFPYGWTATMTDRKRYFTMGNALVVGLIERMGHRIAEIHEQEDEKSLLHEVKQMQLLGTYNNFK comes from the coding sequence TTGATTAAAGTAGTTGAATTATTTGCCGGTGTAGGAGGTTTCCGCATCGCGCTTGAAGGAATCAAAGATGTGAATGCCGAGCCTACATCTGACAAATTCGATGTGGTTTGGGGCAATCAGTGGGAGCCGGCGACGAAGGTACAACCGGCCTTTGATTGCTATGCTGAACGTTTTAAAGGACGTGGCCAACACGTAAATGAGGATATCGCGCTGTCATGGATGGAAGCAGGACCACACCATTTACTCGTGGGGGGATTCCCATGCCAAGACTACAGTGTGTCGCGTAGCTTAAAGAATGAGCAAGGGATTCAAGGGAAGAAGGGTGTCTTGTTCTGGGAAATCATGAATATCATCGAACAGGAAAAGCCGCCTTACGTTCTTCTCGAGAATGTCGATCGCCTAATGAAGTCACCTGCGAAACAAAGAGGGCGTGACTTCAGTGTCATGCTTCGTGCGTTTGCCGATCAAGGATATACGGTCGAGTGGAGAGTCATCAATGCTGCCGATTACGGTTTTGCCCAACGCCGCCGTCGTATCTTTATCTTTGCGACGCGAGCGGATTTAAAGCATTCAACCCGAGCGGGGAAAGCAAATCCTGAGCAGTGGTTGTTGAAAGACGGATTCTTTGCACCGACTTTCCCGGTCATGGAGATGCCGAGCGAGAAGCATCCAGGTTCGACGTTCGAGTTGCCGAAAGACATCGTCGAAATCTCGGACACATTCTCTGCGACTTATCGAAATGCGGGTGTCATGACGGGGGATCAAGTGACGACGCTTGAGACGCTCCCGGTTCGCGAGACAGCTAAGACGCTCGGCGAAGTCGTTCAAGAGGTTTATGAGCAGTTTGGTCCTGCCCCGGAACACTATTATCTGGATACAGAGAAGGTTAAAAAATCTGGACGTACGGAAAAAGAGGAATTGGCTTACATGAAAGGGCCGAAAAAAATCGAACGTACTTCTGCGAGCGGTCACGTCTATGTATATGCTGAAGGAGGCATGTCCTATCCGGATTCGCTAGACCTCCCAGGTAGAACGATGTTGACAAGCGAAGGGACGTGCAACCGTTCAAGCCATGTCATCGAAGATCCGCATACGAAAAAATTGCGCTATTTGCGTCCAGAAGAATGTGAAGGATTGAATGGCTTCCCATACGGATGGACCGCGACTATGACAGACCGCAAGCGATACTTCACGATGGGGAATGCTCTCGTCGTCGGATTGATTGAGCGGATGGGCCATCGAATTGCGGAGATTCATGAGCAAGAGGACGAGAAAAGTCTGTTGCATGAAGTGAAGCAGATGCAGCTGTTGGGGACGTACAATAATTTCAAATAA
- a CDS encoding TetR/AcrR family transcriptional regulator, producing the protein MELSKRQQNKEERIQLIIQEAERLFLENGFEKVQMQDIADAAGIGVATLFRYFPKKDQLIVAAAVKNLQPTLERFEQFMHEEGNAYKRLEAILNHFFEMQLERTNHARFREAFESYASFVATPLPGIETYIDVQRQIMQTLEPLIEDGKRDGSFRSDIDVKVTVVTIINTFGTFGNNIMLKSHISYLEDDIETAVQLRALKEMLLASIRA; encoded by the coding sequence ATGGAATTGAGTAAACGACAACAAAACAAAGAAGAACGAATTCAACTGATTATCCAAGAGGCAGAGCGCTTATTTTTAGAGAACGGCTTTGAGAAAGTTCAAATGCAGGATATCGCGGATGCGGCAGGAATTGGGGTGGCGACGCTATTTCGCTACTTCCCGAAGAAAGACCAATTGATCGTCGCAGCGGCAGTCAAGAATCTACAACCGACACTCGAGCGATTTGAACAATTTATGCATGAGGAAGGAAACGCCTATAAAAGGCTCGAAGCCATCTTGAACCACTTTTTTGAGATGCAGTTGGAACGGACGAACCACGCCCGTTTCCGAGAGGCGTTTGAAAGCTATGCATCGTTCGTCGCCACGCCCCTTCCTGGGATCGAGACTTATATTGACGTGCAGCGACAAATCATGCAGACGCTCGAACCCTTGATTGAAGACGGGAAACGAGACGGATCATTCCGCTCGGATATCGATGTGAAGGTGACCGTCGTCACAATCATCAATACGTTCGGGACGTTCGGAAACAACATCATGTTGAAGTCACATATCAGTTATTTAGAAGACGATATCGAGACGGCCGTACAATTGCGTGCGTTGAAAGAGATGTTACTCGCATCCATTCGGGCATGA
- a CDS encoding Sau3AI family type II restriction endonuclease, translated as MRYETIQELMDKAREAEGKTFGEIDTTGRIKNVRSKGSLGHIIEESHFGYPINSDARPDFEELGIELKVTPFKKNKNGTYSSKERLVLNMIDYHGEHRYSFETSSFLSKATSMIIMLYQYEPEIPMDDYRIYKAFLNEFSEEDLAVMRQDWETIVTKIKNGEAHLISEADTMYLSACTKGANGSIVRTQPFSNESAKPRAFSLKASYMTGLVRKYLTPELMESIANQGELNEMSIEELLETRLSPHYGKTLIDLCEETKVPYNPRNKAMIPHVMAKLLGVQKTDLSGIEEFAKANIKFKTVAREPDGTIREHMSFGKVDFENLCQSDWEDSDLYDTFAEQKYLFLEFQYDEEYVPKKKRIPRFVGIRLWNMPLETIDGELYEMWSEARKIVREGVELTPMKNRVKNNLPGPRFNRVAHVRSKGTDGDDKVRLPDGQWITKQAFWLDRNYIQQILDA; from the coding sequence TTGCGTTACGAAACGATTCAAGAACTAATGGATAAGGCGAGAGAGGCTGAGGGAAAGACATTCGGCGAGATTGATACGACCGGACGGATTAAGAATGTTCGTTCCAAGGGATCACTCGGTCACATTATTGAAGAGAGCCATTTCGGATACCCAATCAATTCAGATGCCCGACCAGACTTTGAGGAGCTCGGTATCGAGTTAAAGGTCACCCCTTTCAAGAAAAACAAGAATGGTACATATTCTTCGAAAGAACGACTCGTCTTGAATATGATTGATTACCACGGCGAGCATAGATACTCGTTCGAAACTTCAAGCTTTTTATCGAAAGCCACAAGTATGATTATCATGCTCTATCAGTATGAACCTGAGATTCCGATGGATGACTATCGCATCTATAAGGCATTCTTAAACGAGTTCTCGGAGGAAGATTTGGCCGTGATGCGACAAGACTGGGAAACAATCGTCACCAAAATCAAGAATGGAGAGGCTCATCTCATTTCGGAGGCAGATACGATGTATCTGTCCGCCTGTACAAAAGGGGCGAACGGCTCGATTGTGCGTACTCAACCCTTCTCGAATGAATCTGCCAAACCGCGTGCTTTCTCTTTGAAAGCATCCTACATGACCGGGTTAGTTCGTAAATATTTAACACCGGAATTAATGGAGTCCATCGCGAACCAAGGTGAGTTAAATGAAATGTCTATCGAGGAACTTCTCGAAACCCGACTCTCACCACATTATGGCAAGACCTTGATTGATTTATGCGAAGAAACGAAAGTTCCATATAACCCTAGAAACAAGGCGATGATTCCTCACGTCATGGCCAAACTGTTAGGAGTGCAAAAGACAGACCTTTCCGGCATCGAAGAATTTGCGAAGGCAAACATCAAGTTCAAAACGGTTGCACGAGAACCTGACGGAACGATTCGCGAACATATGTCGTTCGGCAAGGTCGATTTTGAAAACCTTTGCCAAAGCGACTGGGAAGATTCGGACCTATATGACACATTCGCAGAACAGAAATATCTTTTCTTAGAATTTCAATATGACGAAGAATACGTCCCGAAGAAAAAGCGAATCCCTCGCTTTGTAGGCATTCGACTCTGGAACATGCCACTCGAGACAATCGATGGCGAACTATATGAGATGTGGTCCGAGGCTCGAAAGATTGTCAGAGAAGGGGTTGAGCTGACACCTATGAAAAATAGAGTAAAGAATAACCTGCCCGGGCCGAGATTCAACCGAGTCGCACATGTACGTTCAAAAGGTACGGATGGAGATGACAAAGTCCGCCTCCCCGATGGACAATGGATCACAAAGCAGGCATTTTGGTTAGATCGAAACTACATTCAGCAGATTCTAGACGCTTAA
- a CDS encoding HNH endonuclease: protein MNLPILQPSGRGREFNSVDDLKKYRVLIAYLIDGLSHREIENRILKPTSKKSNGFESMNILRYLGLSNEFKGIFINYLVDGMIEELTAHIGYEEIVRILSSVSKKLEYVTEEDINAEEVEDGGMVLEGQEHYYYGKRYEREASNRKRAIEIHGVNCIVCDFNFEEVYGERGRDFIEVHHLKPLSTLDEAVMVNPKTDLIPVCSNCHRMIHRKTEQILSPDELRRLMNDR, encoded by the coding sequence TTGAATTTACCGATTTTACAACCAAGTGGAAGAGGAAGAGAGTTTAATTCAGTTGACGATTTAAAAAAGTATCGAGTATTAATTGCTTATCTTATCGATGGTCTTAGTCATAGGGAAATCGAAAATAGAATTCTAAAGCCCACTTCTAAAAAATCAAATGGTTTTGAATCGATGAATATTTTAAGGTATCTAGGCCTGAGTAATGAATTCAAAGGTATTTTTATAAATTATTTAGTAGATGGAATGATTGAAGAGCTTACTGCTCATATCGGATATGAGGAAATAGTACGTATTCTTAGTTCTGTAAGTAAAAAATTAGAATATGTAACAGAAGAAGATATAAACGCCGAGGAAGTAGAAGATGGAGGCATGGTTTTAGAAGGGCAGGAACATTATTACTATGGAAAGCGATATGAGCGGGAAGCTTCGAATCGGAAAAGAGCTATTGAAATTCATGGTGTGAATTGTATCGTATGTGATTTCAATTTTGAAGAAGTGTATGGCGAACGTGGTAGAGATTTCATTGAAGTGCACCATTTAAAACCATTAAGCACTTTAGATGAGGCTGTGATGGTGAATCCTAAAACTGACTTAATTCCCGTCTGTTCTAATTGTCATCGGATGATTCACCGGAAAACTGAACAAATACTATCACCAGATGAGCTACGGCGGCTGATGAACGACAGATAA